The DNA segment GCCACCTAAACCACCGCCCATCGGTAGATTCTTAGTCAAGGTAATATCAGCACCAAGTGGTAATGGTGAGTGTGCTTTCAGCGCCATGGTCGCTTTATAGATGATATTGTCGGTCAGCGCTACACCAGGGATCGCTGGTGTAATGGTGATGCGATCACTCAGGTTTGGAGAAATCGCTAATTCATCACCGATATCAACAAACTGAAATAAGGTTTGTAGTTCGTGATAACCATCACTGCGGCGACCATTAATGTATAGAAAAAGGTTTAACTTTGCTGGTGCGGACCAATGACTAATCTTGTGTTGCATTTAACTTCCAGTTTCGAGTGGTGATTTTTATGCGCATATCGTCTTGTTGGATGATGATATTTTTTGGTAACCAAATATTATCGACTCGTTGATATTGAGTATAACTGATGTGCCAGCCGAGGGGATGATTAGCTTGGGTTACTCGGCCGTAATTATCGAGCTGCACATCGTCTGTTAATGGGTCGCCAATGATCCAGGCACGTAATTCATTCACCGGAATAGGGATTGGGCTGAGTTGGTTAATCAGTGTTTGCGTATTACGGCCTTGGTATTGGCGGTCATCATCGAGAATTAATGTTGAAATGTTATCACTGCGTTTAATGGTGAGGACATGAATACCGAAGGGACCAGTGAGGTTAATATTGAAATCATCGACAAATTGTTGCCAGTTTAACGTCGCCGAGTTACGTGAATCAGGACTGATGAATGCAATTTGTCCTTGCAGTTGCCAAGTCCGAATTGTTTGTAATTGAATTTGATGTTGCTGCCATAATTGTTGCGGGTTACCTGCTGGAGGTTGTCGCTGTGTCGTCGTGCTACAGGCACTGAGTAATACACTAACAATAATAATGTAAATAGAACGCTGAAATGTCATAAGCTACTCAAATAAATAAAGTAATGATGATAAAGAGCAAACATGAGCTTATAAAAACAGATATGGTTGGTTTTGTCACTTTAAAAATACATACTTTTTGCGTAGAATAGTCTCCCTATCCATTTTTACAATTATTCACTGTAAGTAATACATGACTCTGTTAGCACTTGGTATAAATCATAATTCGGCACCTGTATCACTTCGTGAAAAGGTAGCTTTTTCACCTGACAACATTGAGGATGCCTTTGCCAGCATTGTGGCGAATGGAGTAGCCTCGGAAGTGGTGATTA comes from the Moritella yayanosii genome and includes:
- the lolB gene encoding lipoprotein insertase outer membrane protein LolB, with the protein product MTFQRSIYIIIVSVLLSACSTTTQRQPPAGNPQQLWQQHQIQLQTIRTWQLQGQIAFISPDSRNSATLNWQQFVDDFNINLTGPFGIHVLTIKRSDNISTLILDDDRQYQGRNTQTLINQLSPIPIPVNELRAWIIGDPLTDDVQLDNYGRVTQANHPLGWHISYTQYQRVDNIWLPKNIIIQQDDMRIKITTRNWKLNATQD